A window of the Candidatus Poribacteria bacterium genome harbors these coding sequences:
- a CDS encoding sugar phosphate isomerase/epimerase — protein MFKLGTITDGISREFEYALDTMVETGLEYVELQYLWEKQVGDLTDADIERVKELIEDRDLKVSCISHHNLTALPVDTAVDAPAYRAHIATLQRCIDVAQALGTNLVRIFSFRKEMVLFGAEPIISEGAWTTLLNRLEEPLRIADAAGITLVIETAISGNVTSAHLAKKLIDELDVPHLKVLWDPCSSLYCTEIPYPDGYEVIREHIAHVHLKDGVVNLPAATFDFCAMRQGQMDPYYNDIVNALKRDGYDGAISLESVYTPVGGTREDGFRELLPVFMELMGR, from the coding sequence ATGTTCAAATTGGGAACTATCACAGATGGCATCAGTCGGGAATTCGAGTATGCGCTCGATACGATGGTAGAAACGGGATTGGAATACGTTGAATTACAGTATCTGTGGGAAAAGCAGGTTGGAGATCTGACAGATGCAGACATTGAACGGGTCAAAGAGTTAATCGAAGATCGGGATTTAAAGGTATCGTGTATCTCGCATCACAATCTTACAGCACTCCCTGTGGATACGGCAGTTGATGCCCCTGCGTATCGCGCACATATTGCGACGTTACAACGGTGTATTGATGTCGCTCAGGCACTCGGCACGAATCTCGTGCGGATTTTCAGCTTCCGAAAAGAGATGGTGCTTTTCGGAGCAGAACCTATTATCTCCGAAGGTGCGTGGACGACGCTTCTGAACAGGTTAGAGGAACCGTTGCGAATCGCAGATGCCGCGGGCATTACACTTGTTATCGAAACCGCAATCTCCGGTAACGTAACATCGGCGCATCTTGCGAAAAAATTGATTGATGAGTTAGATGTCCCGCATCTGAAAGTCCTCTGGGATCCGTGCAGCTCGCTCTATTGCACTGAAATCCCTTATCCAGATGGGTACGAGGTCATCCGCGAACACATTGCCCACGTTCATCTCAAGGATGGTGTCGTGAACCTCCCGGCAGCGACATTCGATTTCTGCGCCATGCGTCAAGGGCAGATGGATCCTTACTACAATGACATCGTGAATGCTCTGAAACGCGACGGATACGATGGTGCGATCTCTTTAGAGAGCGTCTACACTCCTGTCGGTGGGACGCGTGAGGACGGATTTAGGGAATTGCTACCGGTCTTTATGGAACTCATGGGACGATAG
- a CDS encoding NAD(P)-dependent oxidoreductase yields MAKVGLIGVGNMGMGMSRNILKAGHELTVYDVRPEPLETLVEEGAHAATSPREVGAAADAVFIMVLNVEQVKAALLTEDGLLAGLKPGGTVICTATIGRSQVIEVAELVTEKGFNIVDAPVSGGAPGAAAGTLTMMVSAPQGTFEASKPVLEAVGRDIYHVGEEAGMGQTVKSALAVLIGVTYAGIFEALTLAVKAGVAPETLRDVVSTSVVGNFLFRDTTQNILDRNFKGQSNIGTMYKDLTLAKNMASDCGVPLFAASAAFELFQAGKAVNPDEDNWTIIKILENIAGVEVRKTE; encoded by the coding sequence ATGGCAAAAGTTGGATTAATCGGGGTTGGCAACATGGGTATGGGGATGTCAAGAAACATCCTGAAAGCTGGACACGAACTCACAGTGTATGATGTCCGCCCAGAGCCGTTGGAAACACTTGTGGAAGAGGGAGCACATGCCGCTACATCGCCGCGAGAAGTGGGCGCGGCTGCAGATGCCGTCTTTATTATGGTCCTGAATGTTGAACAGGTCAAGGCAGCACTTCTTACAGAAGACGGGCTGCTGGCAGGACTCAAACCCGGAGGTACGGTCATCTGTACGGCGACTATCGGACGCTCACAGGTGATAGAGGTCGCCGAACTGGTGACAGAAAAAGGGTTTAATATTGTCGATGCACCTGTCAGTGGTGGGGCACCGGGCGCAGCCGCTGGAACCCTCACAATGATGGTATCGGCACCACAGGGGACATTTGAAGCATCGAAACCGGTGCTTGAAGCAGTCGGACGGGACATCTATCACGTTGGGGAAGAGGCTGGGATGGGGCAAACCGTCAAGTCTGCACTGGCAGTTCTCATTGGTGTCACTTATGCCGGTATCTTTGAAGCACTGACCTTAGCAGTGAAGGCAGGCGTAGCACCGGAAACGCTTCGTGATGTTGTCAGCACGAGTGTCGTTGGAAATTTCCTGTTCAGGGACACAACACAAAATATATTGGATCGGAATTTCAAGGGACAAAGTAATATCGGCACAATGTATAAGGATCTCACGTTGGCGAAAAATATGGCAAGCGATTGTGGTGTGCCGCTTTTCGCGGCAAGTGCCGCTTTTGAACTCTTTCAAGCCGGAAAAGCAGTAAACCCTGACGAGGATAACTGGACTATCATCAAAATCCTTGAAAACATCGCAGGTGTCGAGGTCCGAAAAACAGAATAA
- a CDS encoding Gfo/Idh/MocA family oxidoreductase: protein MADTIKGAVLGYGAAFNMGKAHANMMQNTDGIECVAICDIDPERTKAAKEDFPGIRTYNSVEELNADDGVDLIANVLPHSLHCGPTVSSLAAGKHVIVEKPMCVTIAEATEMITTAKENTVMLSVHHNRRWDADFWTLRELVHSGVIGKVFSVEMWGGGYGRPNPDWWRSVKAISGGQFYDWGAHYLDWLLNVLEAPMINVTGFYQPNLVWDDITNEDHVQAIIRFAGGEVVADGAAANIQMSNIAKIGGSRWKLLGSHGAITDGDGGFKVLSEAEGHPKEQQVSYHRRPGPTYYENIVAHLNDGTPLLVTPESARRVIAIMDLAEKSAKTHQAETVPYEFES, encoded by the coding sequence ATGGCAGATACCATCAAAGGTGCCGTCCTCGGGTATGGAGCGGCATTCAATATGGGCAAAGCCCACGCAAATATGATGCAAAATACAGATGGCATTGAATGTGTTGCTATCTGTGACATTGATCCAGAGCGAACAAAAGCCGCGAAAGAAGATTTTCCGGGAATCCGCACCTATAACTCGGTTGAAGAACTCAATGCGGACGATGGCGTTGACCTGATTGCGAACGTCCTTCCGCATAGTCTACACTGTGGTCCAACTGTGTCGAGCCTCGCAGCAGGTAAACATGTCATCGTTGAAAAACCGATGTGCGTCACAATCGCAGAAGCGACTGAAATGATTACGACCGCCAAAGAGAACACCGTTATGTTGTCCGTTCATCACAACCGACGGTGGGATGCCGACTTCTGGACGCTTCGTGAACTCGTTCACTCCGGTGTTATCGGTAAAGTCTTTAGCGTTGAGATGTGGGGTGGCGGCTATGGTAGACCGAATCCGGACTGGTGGCGGAGTGTCAAGGCGATTTCCGGTGGCCAATTCTACGATTGGGGCGCACACTACCTCGATTGGCTACTCAATGTCCTTGAGGCCCCGATGATTAACGTCACGGGCTTCTACCAACCGAATCTCGTCTGGGACGATATTACCAACGAGGATCATGTCCAAGCCATTATCCGATTTGCAGGGGGCGAGGTGGTTGCGGACGGAGCGGCGGCAAACATCCAGATGTCTAACATCGCGAAAATTGGGGGATCCCGATGGAAACTGCTCGGCTCACACGGCGCGATTACTGACGGAGACGGCGGGTTTAAGGTGTTATCCGAAGCCGAAGGACATCCGAAAGAGCAGCAGGTCAGTTATCATCGCAGACCAGGACCGACCTACTATGAAAATATCGTCGCTCATTTAAACGATGGCACGCCGTTGCTTGTGACACCGGAATCCGCTCGCCGCGTTATCGCTATCATGGACTTGGCGGAAAAATCTGCCAAAACACATCAAGCAGAAACTGTCCCTTACGAGTTTGAATCATAG
- a CDS encoding alcohol dehydrogenase catalytic domain-containing protein produces MKAIVFEKIQQLRIHEKPIPTLATGDVLIEIKLCGICASDLAALRGDVSDYAPPVVMGHELAGVVVESRHPDVKIGERVTVNPMLSCGVCPECQNDLDKYCTTIEGIGHDIDGGYAEYMRMPKHGVDTGKLIRVPDSIPPEELLFLEPLGCCLNAMGETLFKNSVAILGAGPIGLIFTQLAKRAGLTTYVFEPLAHRRSVAETLGADLTFDASPEATAQLQDITQGGVDTVISSTTNKASVIALAFDIIRRGGCVNFFGLAPDGETLNINLEEFHYTGHKLMASWAFSRASLEASRQLLIEKALNFEPLLTDRFPIAQGLAAFDNAGAGLGVKTVVYP; encoded by the coding sequence ATGAAAGCAATTGTTTTTGAGAAAATCCAGCAATTACGGATCCATGAGAAACCCATCCCTACACTTGCTACCGGAGATGTGCTCATCGAGATAAAACTCTGCGGCATTTGCGCGTCTGACCTTGCTGCGCTCCGTGGAGATGTATCGGATTACGCGCCCCCTGTCGTGATGGGACATGAACTCGCAGGTGTAGTGGTAGAGAGCCGACACCCCGATGTCAAAATCGGGGAACGGGTTACTGTCAATCCGATGCTTTCCTGCGGTGTATGCCCCGAATGCCAGAATGATCTGGACAAATACTGCACTACCATTGAAGGTATCGGTCACGATATTGATGGTGGCTACGCCGAATACATGCGGATGCCAAAACACGGCGTGGATACCGGCAAGCTTATCCGAGTCCCCGACAGCATTCCACCCGAAGAATTACTCTTTCTGGAACCGCTGGGCTGCTGCCTGAACGCAATGGGGGAAACGCTCTTCAAGAACTCTGTTGCTATCCTCGGTGCCGGTCCCATCGGCTTGATATTTACGCAATTGGCGAAGCGAGCGGGTTTGACAACCTATGTCTTTGAACCGCTGGCGCACCGCAGATCTGTCGCCGAAACGCTCGGTGCTGATCTCACTTTTGATGCTTCACCGGAGGCTACTGCGCAGCTTCAAGACATCACCCAGGGAGGCGTTGATACTGTCATCTCTTCCACAACCAATAAGGCATCCGTAATCGCACTCGCTTTTGATATTATCCGTAGAGGGGGGTGCGTCAACTTCTTTGGACTTGCTCCGGACGGCGAAACGCTCAACATCAACTTAGAAGAGTTCCACTATACAGGTCATAAACTGATGGCTTCGTGGGCGTTTTCGCGCGCCAGTCTTGAAGCGTCGCGCCAGCTTCTGATAGAAAAAGCCCTTAATTTTGAACCGCTGTTAACAGATCGGTTCCCAATTGCACAAGGTTTAGCGGCGTTCGATAATGCTGGTGCGGGGCTTGGGGTCAAGACTGTCGTTTATCCGTGA
- a CDS encoding ATP-binding protein produces MGFFSEHPTRLTDVFSLEHINVLDLSVVDAGTKGLRNLVLDIIARRLFTERTRMRRREEFGMETSLPRVWMAIDEAHQFVPQGRASLCKEMLIRWVKEGRQPGLSLVVATQQPSAIDAELLSQCDLIMAHKITTWDDINALDRLSATYMKGDLKGYIRQLNRRGEALLVDDETESVNTIRVRPRRSAHGGAEIQEKTAKRSFF; encoded by the coding sequence ATGGGATTTTTCTCTGAGCACCCGACACGTCTAACTGATGTGTTTTCACTGGAGCATATTAACGTCTTAGATTTGAGCGTCGTTGATGCCGGAACGAAAGGACTCCGCAATCTGGTCTTGGATATCATCGCACGGCGATTGTTTACAGAGCGAACACGTATGCGACGGCGCGAAGAATTTGGAATGGAAACGAGTCTACCTCGAGTGTGGATGGCGATTGACGAGGCACATCAGTTTGTACCCCAAGGCAGAGCATCCTTGTGTAAAGAGATGTTAATCCGTTGGGTGAAAGAGGGACGCCAGCCGGGACTCAGCCTCGTTGTTGCAACCCAACAACCTTCTGCAATTGATGCTGAACTACTCTCACAGTGCGATTTGATTATGGCACATAAGATCACAACATGGGATGACATCAACGCCCTTGACCGTCTGAGTGCAACCTATATGAAAGGTGACTTGAAAGGGTATATTCGGCAACTGAACCGTCGTGGCGAGGCACTTCTGGTTGATGACGAAACTGAATCTGTTAACACAATTCGGGTCCGTCCGCGACGCAGCGCACACGGTGGAGCTGAAATTCAGGAAAAAACAGCCAAACGTTCTTTTTTCTAA
- a CDS encoding deoxyribonuclease IV, protein MILGAHVSTAGGLHNAITNGDKLDCDTIQIFLRNPNRWVAKPPPPAVMDKFRDAWTASPIGEVIVHDIHLSNLASPKTEVLEKSRQQFQEQMELADTLGLRYIVTHLGAHLGEGEEPGLKLLSDSFDFLFENVEAPDVTVLLETTAGQGTNLGYCFEHLRDVIGLSKYPDRFGVCLDTCHVFAAGYDLRTASDCEATFNQFDEVIGLTRLKAFHLNDAKSTYQSRVDRHEHIGDGNIGATAFAYILNDARFAEIPLIIETPQMETMHETNLTTLRGLSV, encoded by the coding sequence ATGATCCTCGGTGCACACGTGTCCACAGCAGGCGGCTTACACAATGCCATTACAAATGGCGACAAACTCGACTGCGACACAATCCAAATCTTTTTGAGAAACCCAAACCGATGGGTGGCGAAACCGCCGCCCCCTGCCGTAATGGATAAGTTTCGTGACGCTTGGACAGCCTCTCCCATTGGGGAAGTGATTGTTCACGATATTCACCTGAGCAATCTCGCTTCACCGAAAACAGAGGTCCTCGAAAAATCACGCCAACAGTTTCAGGAACAGATGGAACTTGCGGATACCCTCGGTCTCCGCTACATCGTGACACACCTCGGCGCGCACCTCGGCGAGGGTGAGGAACCCGGCTTAAAGCTATTAAGCGATAGTTTCGATTTTTTATTTGAAAACGTTGAGGCACCGGATGTCACTGTTCTTCTTGAAACCACGGCTGGGCAAGGCACGAACCTCGGCTATTGCTTTGAACATCTGCGTGATGTCATTGGACTGTCGAAATACCCAGATCGGTTTGGTGTCTGTTTGGATACGTGTCATGTTTTCGCTGCTGGTTACGACCTCCGGACTGCGTCTGATTGTGAAGCAACATTTAATCAGTTCGACGAGGTTATCGGTTTAACACGATTAAAGGCTTTTCATCTCAACGACGCAAAATCAACTTATCAGAGTCGCGTGGACCGGCATGAACACATCGGCGATGGCAATATCGGTGCAACTGCATTCGCTTATATCCTCAACGATGCCCGGTTCGCGGAAATTCCACTTATCATTGAAACACCACAGATGGAGACAATGCACGAGACAAACCTCACAACCTTACGCGGGTTAAGTGTGTAG
- a CDS encoding heavy-metal-associated domain-containing protein codes for MEKTKLKIGGMSCQHCVKTVTDALTELPGVRRAKVNLRKAEAVVQYDPSRVTPAHLTAVITTAGFEVF; via the coding sequence ATGGAAAAAACGAAATTAAAAATCGGTGGGATGTCCTGTCAACATTGTGTCAAAACCGTAACCGATGCCCTCACAGAACTGCCAGGCGTTCGGCGTGCGAAGGTCAACTTGCGTAAAGCTGAGGCTGTCGTTCAATACGATCCCTCGCGCGTTACCCCTGCCCATCTCACAGCGGTGATAACCACAGCAGGTTTTGAGGTATTCTAA
- the obgE gene encoding GTPase ObgE: MDTARIQVKAGNGGNGCISFRREKYVPRGGPDGGDGGNGGNILLVAILGMSTLIDLRHNPRQVAENGGHGMGKQRDGADGADCIVRVPAGTIIRDLETAELLADLTEPDEAVVVARGGIGGKGNARFKSSTFRAPRVAEKGEPGEEREISLEVKLIADIGLVGYPNAGKSTLLARTSAATPKIAAYPFTTLRPNLGVVRINREQNFVLADIPGLIEGAHKGAGLGHQFLRHIERTKMLIHVIDLSATDGRDPIEDYEQLNLELEHYNELLTELPQIIALNKIDMPDATANVERVQEYFGKRKVFPISAVTGEGVNALIQQAYRSLQYLETRARKEAETTIVFEEELSPEPRARFELAETREGFVVRGEEPRRAVLMTDMDNEQALILLYRKLKRIGVINALERSGAVEGDTIQIDEFEFTYSPRSMQSR; this comes from the coding sequence ATGGACACAGCAAGGATTCAGGTGAAAGCAGGCAATGGCGGGAACGGGTGCATCAGTTTCCGCCGAGAGAAATACGTCCCTCGTGGCGGTCCTGATGGCGGGGACGGCGGGAACGGTGGAAACATCCTTCTCGTCGCTATCCTTGGGATGAGTACGCTGATCGATTTGCGTCATAACCCACGTCAGGTCGCTGAAAACGGTGGACACGGCATGGGCAAGCAACGAGACGGTGCCGATGGCGCAGATTGTATTGTTAGAGTTCCTGCTGGCACCATCATCAGAGACTTAGAAACTGCCGAGCTGCTTGCAGATCTGACCGAACCTGATGAAGCAGTTGTTGTCGCGCGCGGGGGGATCGGTGGGAAAGGCAATGCCCGATTTAAAAGCAGCACCTTTCGGGCACCACGCGTTGCAGAAAAAGGTGAACCGGGAGAAGAACGCGAAATAAGCCTCGAAGTCAAACTCATCGCCGATATCGGCTTGGTCGGCTATCCGAACGCCGGGAAATCAACTCTGTTGGCGCGTACTTCCGCCGCGACCCCGAAAATCGCCGCCTATCCGTTCACCACACTTCGTCCGAATTTAGGGGTTGTCCGTATCAATCGGGAGCAGAATTTCGTCCTCGCCGACATTCCGGGATTGATAGAAGGGGCACACAAAGGGGCAGGCTTAGGACACCAATTTCTGCGACACATTGAGCGCACCAAGATGCTTATCCATGTTATTGACCTGAGCGCGACAGATGGACGGGATCCGATTGAGGACTATGAGCAACTCAACCTTGAACTGGAGCATTACAACGAACTCTTGACAGAACTCCCGCAAATCATTGCCCTGAATAAGATAGATATGCCAGACGCTACGGCGAATGTGGAACGTGTCCAAGAATATTTCGGTAAGCGCAAAGTTTTCCCTATCTCTGCGGTTACAGGCGAGGGTGTAAATGCACTCATACAGCAAGCATATCGTTCCTTACAATACCTTGAAACGCGCGCCCGAAAGGAGGCGGAGACGACGATTGTCTTTGAAGAGGAACTCTCTCCAGAGCCACGCGCACGGTTTGAACTCGCTGAGACGCGAGAAGGATTTGTTGTCAGGGGTGAAGAACCTCGACGCGCCGTTCTCATGACCGACATGGACAATGAGCAAGCACTGATTCTGCTGTACCGGAAACTGAAAAGGATCGGAGTGATTAACGCACTGGAACGCTCTGGTGCAGTGGAAGGAGACACCATTCAGATTGATGAATTTGAGTTCACCTATAGCCCACGATCAATGCAATCCCGCTGA
- the proB gene encoding glutamate 5-kinase, protein MNLSSPIAHDQCNPAEQRACLSDIKRLVVKVGSSTISDGAHLNEDALHGLVHDLALVKENGVEVILVTSGAIAAGWPRLGLKQRPQTLPRLQAAAAVGQIELMAVYEALFRNYGQRTALMLLTRDDFSNRERYTRMNDTMRALLHLGVIPIINENDTVAVDEIRVGDNDTLSAYVTNLAQAQLLVILSDQAGFYTADPRHDPNSELIHTVTTISKAIWKAAGRAGTTSGTGGMVTKLQAADIVTGSGEMMVLAYGHEPLVVTRLLKGELLGTLFLPNSRISGRKRWIAYSRPPKGRLFVDNGARDALVQGGKSLLPAGVRSVEGDFDYSDTVSCLTENGTEFARGLVNYNAIETTKLAGKHTRHIENILGYRDYDEIIHRDNLVLLD, encoded by the coding sequence ATGAATTTGAGTTCACCTATAGCCCACGATCAATGCAATCCCGCTGAACAGCGCGCCTGTTTGTCAGACATAAAACGTCTTGTTGTAAAAGTTGGCAGCAGCACCATTTCGGATGGAGCACACCTCAACGAGGATGCACTCCACGGGCTTGTCCACGATTTAGCACTCGTTAAAGAGAACGGTGTGGAGGTTATCCTCGTCACATCTGGGGCAATTGCGGCGGGTTGGCCCCGACTCGGCTTGAAACAACGTCCGCAAACGCTACCGCGCTTACAAGCTGCTGCTGCTGTTGGGCAGATCGAGCTGATGGCAGTTTATGAGGCGTTATTTCGCAACTATGGACAGCGAACGGCACTCATGTTGCTGACACGGGACGATTTCTCCAATCGGGAACGCTATACACGCATGAACGACACAATGCGCGCCCTCTTACATCTCGGCGTGATTCCGATTATCAATGAAAACGATACCGTTGCTGTAGACGAGATTCGGGTTGGCGATAACGATACCCTTTCTGCTTACGTAACGAACCTCGCCCAAGCACAACTCCTCGTTATTCTCTCGGATCAAGCGGGATTCTACACCGCAGATCCAAGACACGACCCTAACTCGGAATTGATACATACTGTTACGACCATCTCAAAGGCAATCTGGAAAGCCGCCGGACGCGCTGGCACAACAAGCGGTACTGGCGGAATGGTGACGAAATTGCAAGCCGCTGATATCGTCACCGGATCCGGAGAGATGATGGTACTGGCATACGGACACGAACCGCTCGTCGTAACAAGACTCTTGAAAGGTGAACTTCTCGGAACGTTATTCCTTCCAAATTCCCGTATCTCTGGAAGAAAACGGTGGATCGCTTATTCACGTCCACCTAAAGGCAGGCTCTTTGTGGACAATGGCGCACGCGATGCTCTCGTGCAAGGTGGTAAAAGCCTATTACCTGCTGGCGTCCGAAGCGTTGAAGGCGATTTTGATTATAGCGATACCGTTTCGTGCCTTACTGAAAACGGCACAGAATTCGCACGCGGTTTGGTGAACTATAATGCTATAGAGACTACCAAACTTGCAGGAAAACACACAAGACATATTGAGAATATTCTCGGCTACCGCGATTACGATGAAATCATACATCGAGATAATTTGGTATTACTCGACTGA
- a CDS encoding glutamate-5-semialdehyde dehydrogenase, which yields MNPNIQELIQSQARKAKSAMRVLSRSSADVRNHALLTMAESLQNSKDKIQEANRTDLEKGEKTGLAAPLMQRLLLDDQKIERMVDNLRQVAALPDPIGEIISMGERPNGLKIGTVRVPIGVVAVVYESRPDVTVEVSALCIKSGNGVILRGGSEAINSNATLADILSKTAAAEGVPDAIQFVNTTDRQAVYELIRLPDYVDLVIPRGSNEFVQFLMKKSDVPVLGHADGICHIYVDEAADLNMATKICMNAKVGYKVAVCNALETLLVHNDAAEQFLPIFCDKLQGANVEIRGCERTQKIFPAAKPATEEDWRTEYLDYILSVRVVDDMDTAIDHIETYGSHHSDAIITESYSAAQRFLKEVDSAAVYVNASTVFTDGYEFGLGAEVGISTQKLHSRGPMGLEGLTTYKYIVYGDGQVRE from the coding sequence ATGAACCCAAACATCCAAGAATTGATTCAATCGCAGGCGCGAAAGGCAAAATCGGCAATGCGTGTTTTATCACGAAGTTCTGCCGATGTCCGAAATCACGCGCTTTTAACGATGGCTGAAAGTCTACAGAATTCTAAAGATAAAATTCAGGAAGCGAATCGGACTGATCTCGAAAAAGGCGAAAAAACAGGACTCGCTGCGCCACTCATGCAACGCCTCTTACTGGACGACCAAAAGATTGAACGGATGGTGGACAATCTCCGCCAAGTCGCTGCACTCCCGGATCCGATCGGCGAGATTATCAGTATGGGGGAACGTCCGAATGGACTCAAAATTGGCACAGTCCGTGTGCCTATCGGGGTCGTCGCTGTGGTATATGAGTCGCGTCCTGACGTGACCGTGGAGGTATCCGCACTCTGCATTAAATCAGGAAACGGGGTCATCCTCCGAGGCGGCTCTGAAGCCATTAACTCCAACGCTACACTTGCGGATATCCTCAGTAAGACCGCTGCTGCAGAAGGCGTGCCAGATGCCATCCAGTTCGTTAACACGACTGACCGACAAGCGGTCTATGAACTCATCCGATTGCCGGACTACGTTGACCTCGTCATTCCACGCGGTAGCAATGAATTCGTCCAGTTTTTGATGAAAAAATCCGATGTCCCGGTGTTAGGACACGCCGATGGGATCTGTCATATCTACGTTGATGAAGCCGCTGATCTCAATATGGCAACCAAGATATGTATGAATGCGAAAGTCGGCTACAAAGTTGCTGTCTGCAATGCCTTAGAGACGCTCCTGGTTCACAACGATGCTGCCGAGCAATTCCTTCCTATTTTCTGTGACAAGTTGCAAGGTGCGAATGTTGAAATCCGCGGATGCGAACGCACGCAGAAGATTTTCCCTGCAGCGAAACCCGCCACCGAAGAAGATTGGCGGACAGAATACCTCGATTATATCTTATCCGTTCGGGTGGTAGATGACATGGACACAGCGATTGATCACATTGAAACCTACGGTTCGCACCATTCTGATGCGATTATCACTGAGAGTTACAGCGCGGCGCAACGGTTTCTCAAAGAAGTGGATTCCGCCGCAGTCTATGTCAATGCAAGCACTGTCTTCACAGATGGCTATGAATTTGGATTAGGTGCCGAGGTCGGGATTAGTACACAAAAACTCCACTCCCGCGGACCGATGGGGCTTGAGGGATTGACGACTTATAAGTATATCGTCTACGGAGACGGTCAAGTGCGCGAGTAG